In Mucilaginibacter sp. KACC 22063, the genomic stretch CAGATCAGCACGCTATCCGGTGGTCAGCGCAAACGTTTAGCTTTAGCGGGTATGCTTATCCAAGATCCGGAAGTTTACATTTTAGATGAGCCTACCAACCACCTGGATATTGATACCATTGAGTGGTTAGAAAAGTTATTGACTGAAGGCGGCAAGACAATTGTAATGGTTACGCACGACCGTTATTTTTTAGATAACGTTTGTAATGAAATTATAGAGATTGATAACGGCAAGCTTTACCCCTACCACGGAAACTATCAATATTTTTTAGAAAAGAAGGCTGAGCGCGAAGCTACTGATGCAGCGCAGTTTCAAAAAAATACGCAGCTACTTAAAAAGGAATTGGAGTGGATGCGTAGACAACCACAGGCAAGGGGAACAAAATCAAAGTCGCGCATTGATGCTTTTTATGATCTGGAAGAAAAAACTAAAAATGCAGGGCCTAAAGATAAGGTGCAGCTAAGCATGAAAACCTCCCGCCAGGGAAATAAGATTATGGAGCTGCACCATGTAGGCAAATCCTTTGAAGAGAAACATATCATCAATGATTTTGACTATATCTTCAAAAAAGGCGACCGTATAGGTATAGCTGGTAAAAATGGCACAGGCAAGTCTACCCTGCTTAACTTAATTACCGGTGCCATACTTCCAGATAATGGAGAAGTAGTAAAAGGTGAAACTACTGTGCTTGGATATTACCATCAGCAAGGTATCACCTTTAGTGAAAGCGAACGTGTAATTGATATTGTAAAAAATGTTGCCGAGTATATTACCATGGCCGATGGCAAAACTATTACCGCATCACAATTACTTACTCAGTTTTTATTTCCTCCGGTTAAGCAGCACGGTTTTGTAACCAACTTAAGTGGTGGCGAGAAGAAACGTTTGCAACTGATGCGCATCCTGATGAAGAACCCTAATTTCCTGATTCTTGATGAGCCTACCAATGATCTTGATATTGATACGCTAAACGTTTTAGAAGAGTTTTTGATCAACTACACCGGAGTACTGTTACTTGTATCTCACGATAGATATTTGTTAGATAAATTAGTAGAACAGCTGTTTATTTTAGACGGTACGGGAGATATAAGAATTTACAATGGTAACTATTCATCTTTCAGGTTAGAACTGGAAGAAAACAAGGCAGCCGAGAAAAAAGCCGTTACAACCCCTATCCCAGTTGAACAGCCAAAAAAACAGGAAGTAAAATCTAAACTTAGTTTTAAAGAAACTAAAGAACTAAGTGATTTAGAAAAGGAAATTGCTGGTATAGAAACTAAAATAAAAGAGCTTACCGTTACGTTAAACTCAGGAGCGTTAGACCATCAGCAATTAAGCGAAAATGCAAATACCATACAAGGTTTAACAGACGAGTTAGATAGCAAGTCATTACGCTGGTTAGAACTTTCAGAAAAAGCATAATATGAAACTTTCAGACATTTTAGCTTCAACAGGCGTCGTGATTTTATTAATAGCATTTCTGCTTAACCTTTATAAAAAGCTTCCGGCGCAAAGTAGAACTTATACCTTCATGAATTTTTTAGGTGCAGTACTTTGCTGCATCTCTTCTATAATGATTAAATTCTATCCATTTATCATTTTAGAGGGTGTTTGGGCATCTTTCGCATTAGTGTCATTATTCAATGTTCCACGTGGAACATCATCAGATAAAAAGTAATTTTGTAAATGTTCCACGTGGAACATCAGTGTTATATGTTTAAGAAATACGATGTTATAGTTGTAGGTGCAGGGCACGCGGGCTGTGAAGCTGCTGCTGCTGCTGCCAATATGGGTTCGTCTGTTTTATTAGTAACCATGAATATGGGAACTATAGCGCAAATGAGTTGTAACCCGGCTATGGGTGGCGTTGCCAAAGGGCAAATAGTACGTGAGATTGATGCATTAGGTGGATATAGTGGTATTATAGCCGATAAAACAACTATACAATTCCGTATGCTTAACTTATCTAAAGGCCCTGCCATGTGGAGCCCACGCGCACAAAACGACCGCATGCGCTTTGCTGAAGAATGGCGTATTGCTTTAGAAGCTACACCTAATGTAGACTTTTGGCAAGATATGGTAAGCGGGCTTATTGTTAAAGACAATAAGGTTTGTGGTGTTAAAACATCTATAGGTGTGGAGATTGAAGCCGAAGCAGTAGTGCTTACAAACGGTACCTTTTTAAATGGTACTATTCATATCGGAGAAAAAAGATTTGGTGGTGGACGTACTGGCGAAAAAGCTGCTACTGGTTTAACAGAGCAATTAGTTGAACTAGGTTTCGAAGCTGGTCGTATGAAAACTGGTACACCACCCCGTGTTGATGGCCGAAGCTTAAATTATAGTGTAATGGAAGAACAATGGGGAGATGAAAATCCCGGACGTT encodes the following:
- a CDS encoding ABC-F family ATP-binding cassette domain-containing protein, producing the protein MSTYLSGENLGHSYHDKWLFKNLTIGINRGRRVALVGVNGAGKSTLLKILSGKLNPTEGKAVRAKDLNISYLDQDPQFEANQTISDFIFSADNLQQQLIRQYEELLDNDPDNEAAINKLAEELSAADAWGYEYQIKTILGRLDIHHLNQQISTLSGGQRKRLALAGMLIQDPEVYILDEPTNHLDIDTIEWLEKLLTEGGKTIVMVTHDRYFLDNVCNEIIEIDNGKLYPYHGNYQYFLEKKAEREATDAAQFQKNTQLLKKELEWMRRQPQARGTKSKSRIDAFYDLEEKTKNAGPKDKVQLSMKTSRQGNKIMELHHVGKSFEEKHIINDFDYIFKKGDRIGIAGKNGTGKSTLLNLITGAILPDNGEVVKGETTVLGYYHQQGITFSESERVIDIVKNVAEYITMADGKTITASQLLTQFLFPPVKQHGFVTNLSGGEKKRLQLMRILMKNPNFLILDEPTNDLDIDTLNVLEEFLINYTGVLLLVSHDRYLLDKLVEQLFILDGTGDIRIYNGNYSSFRLELEENKAAEKKAVTTPIPVEQPKKQEVKSKLSFKETKELSDLEKEIAGIETKIKELTVTLNSGALDHQQLSENANTIQGLTDELDSKSLRWLELSEKA
- a CDS encoding CBU_0592 family membrane protein; translation: MKLSDILASTGVVILLIAFLLNLYKKLPAQSRTYTFMNFLGAVLCCISSIMIKFYPFIILEGVWASFALVSLFNVPRGTSSDKK